In Notamacropus eugenii isolate mMacEug1 chromosome 1, mMacEug1.pri_v2, whole genome shotgun sequence, one genomic interval encodes:
- the LOC140530261 gene encoding inter-alpha-trypsin inhibitor heavy chain H4-like isoform X2: protein MGAAVHILPFSILIFLLASFASVAAQKNGIDIYSLTLDSRVTSRFAHTTITSRVVNKAQEAQEAVFQVELPKSAFITNFSMIIDGVTYPGEIKEKAAAQEKYSSAVARGQSAGIIRSTGRTLEQFQVSVNVAPTAKVTFELVYEELLKRQLGKYELILKVRPQQLVKHLQVDVHIFEPQGISSLETESTFMTKNLANALTTTQNQTKAHILFKPSLAQQQKEPGKLDTILDGSFIVRYDVNQATAAGDIQIENGYFVHHFAPAELSALPKNVVFVIDKSGSMSGRKIKQTREALVKILGDLRPEDQFNLVIFDGYVTQWKPTLLQALPENVGEAKEFASSISARGATNINEAVLVAVRMLDESNRKEQLPTGSVSMIILLTDGDPTEGERNPQEIQKNVKAAINGQYFLYCLGFGFDVNYAFLEKLALENGGVARRIYEDSDADLQLQDFYQEVANPLLTMVKFQYPENTVEQLTQDNFRVFFKGSELVVAGKLQPQVQDLLSAQVNAQSHTQNFTFETEVNVADKEKVFQSPKYIFHNFMERLWAYLTIQQLLEKVVSASGNEQKNLTSRALDLSLKFSFVTPLTSMVVTKPEGQDQAQVVSKPVEADNDKSSSFPVLTKFPKTGFRLTSKTLQSQDVLLARRPSGFPGLLGLPGLSGPPGPPGSADSLPGGVPERFFLRTPPTFDSFPSSHHPDSSNFSPQMESYDVPVSFPTVSVEKAPHFILLRNNRTEDTMCVNVKGSPLTPQSLFSDPVQGIELTGQYEGSTDKFVWLQVSYRTPQVKVRVTQDSIVVTRGNGGKSSSYQWQRTLYLVMPGLKLTLENGLLLLSDSDKVTIGLVSLGPPTAGLRLFLNDPGHFSSQASGVLGQFYQDLQWDPAGPSTVEDTRELSVRGKTYTVTRKSMVDFRGSRDTVPMPKFSCLYLEQSL, encoded by the exons ATGGGGGCCGCAGTTCACATCCTGCCTTTCTCTATCCTCATCTTTCTGTTGGCTTCCTTTGCTTCTGTGGCTGCTCAGAAG AATGGTATTGACATCTACAGTCTCACCCTGGACTCCAGGGTCACATCTCGCTTTGCCCACACCACCATCACCAGCCGTGTGGTCAATAAGGCACAAGAGGCCCAGGAAGCTGTCTTCCAGGTAGAGCTGCCCAAATCAGCATTCATCACTAACTTCTCCAT gATCATTGATGGTGTGACCTACCCAGGGGAGATCAAAGAGAAGGCAGCTGCCCAGGAGAAGTACAGTTCGGCTGTAGCCAGAGGGCAGAGTGCTGGAATCATCAG GTCCACAGGGAGGACTCTGGAGCAGTTCCAGGTGTCTGTCAATGTGGCCCCAACAGCCAAGGTCACCTTTGAGCTGGTCTATGAGGAGCTGTTGAAGAGGCAGCTGGGGAAATATGAGCTGATTCTGAAGGTCCGGCCCCAACAGCTGGTCAAACACCTGCAG GTAGATGTCCACATCTTTGAGCCTCAGGGCATCAGCTCCCTGGAGACTGAGAGCACCTTTATGACCAAGAACCTGGCAAATGCCCTCACCACAACACAGAACCAGACGAAG GCTCACATACTGTTCAAGCCATCTCTGGCCCAGCAGCAGAAGGAGCCTGGGAAGCTGGACACCATTCTGGACGGTAGCTTCATTGTCCGTTATGATGTGAACCAGGCCACTGCTGCAGGGGACATCCAG ATTGAAAACGGATATTTCGTGCATCACTTTGCCCCAGCAGAGCTGTCTGCACTGCCTAAGAATGTGGTCTTTGTCATCGACAAGAGTGGGTCCATGTCTGGTAGAAAGATAAAACAG ACCCGTGAGGCCCTGGTAAAAATTCTGGGTGATCTCAGACCAGAGGACCAGTTCAACTTGGTCATCTTTGATGGATACGTGACCCAGTGGAAGCCAACGCTGCTTCAGGCTTTACCTGAGAATGTGGGAGAAGCCAAGGAATTCGCCTCCTCTATCTCAGCCAGGGGTG CAACCAACATCAACGAGGCCGTCCTTGTGGCTGTGAGAATGCTGGATGAGAGCAACAGGAAGGAGCAGCTGCCAACAGGGAGTGTCTCCATGATCATCCTGCTCACAGATGGGGATCCCACTgagg GGGAGAGAAATCCCCAGGAGATTCAGAAGAATGTGAAGGCAGCTATTAATGGTCAATACTTCCTCTATTGCCTGGGCTTTGGCTTTGATGTCAACTATGCTTTCCTGGAGAAGCTGGCCCTGGAAAATGGTGGGGTGGCCCGGCGCATCTATGAGGACTCAGATGCTGACCTGCAGCTCCAG GACTTTTACCAGGAGGTGGCCAACCCACTGCTAACCATGGTGAAGTTCCAGTATCCAGAAAATACTGTGGAGCAGCTCACTCAGGACAACTTCAGGGTCTTCTTCAAGGGTTCTGAGCTTGTGGTGGCTGGGAAGCTCCAGCCCCAGGTCCAGGATTTGCTCTCAGCCCAAGTCAATGCCCAGTCG CACACCCAGAACTTCACCTTTGAAACAGAAGTAAATGTTGCAGACAAGGAGAAAGTCTTCCAGAGTCCAAAGTACATTTTCCATAACTTCATGGAGCGCCTGTGGGCATACCTGACCATCCAGCAGCTGCTGGAGAAAGT TGTTTCAGCCTCGGGTAATGAGCAGAAGAATCTGACGTCTCGGGCGTTGGACCTGTCCCTCAAATTCAGCTTTGTCACTCCACTCACATCTATGGTGGTCACCAAACCAGAGGGCCAGGATCAAGCCCAGGTGGTTTCAAAGCCAGTGGAAGCAG ataacgATAAGTCGTCTTCGTTTCCAGTATTGACAAAATTTCCTAAGACAG gtTTTCGCCTCACTTCAAAGACCTTGCAGAGCCAAGACGTCTTGTTAGCACGAAGGCCTTCAGGTTTTCCAGGTCTTCTAGGTCTTCCAGGTCTTTCAGGTCCTCCAGGTCCTCCAGGTTCTGCAGATAGTCTTCCAGGTGGTGTTCCAGAAAGGTTCTTTCTTAGGACTCCACCCACATTTG ATTCCTTTCCATCTTCACATCATCCAGATTCTTCTAATTTTAGCCCTCAGATGGAATCATATGACGTTCCAGTTTCTTTCCCAACTGTGTCCGTGGAAAAGGCCCCTCATTTTATCCTGCTGAGAAACAACCGCACTGAAGACACGATGTGTGTGAATGTCAAGGGATCACCTCTGACCCCCCAGAGTCTCTTCTCTGATCCTGTCCAAG GCATTGAGCTGACTGGCCAGTATGAGGGGAGCACAGATAAGTTTGTCTGGCTCCAGGTGAGCTACAGGACTCCTCAGGTGAAGGTGCGTGTGACCCAGGACAGCATCGTGGTGACTCGTGGCAATGGTGGGAAAAGCTCTTCTTATCAGTGGCAGAGGACGCTGTACTTGGTGATGCCTGG GCTGAAGCTGACCTTGGAAAATGGTCTCTTGCTGCTCAGTGACTCAGACAAAGTCACCATTGGCCTAGTGTCCTTGGGCCCTCCCACTGCTGGACTGCGGCTCTTTCTAAATGATCCAGGTCACTTCTCCAGCCAGGCCAGTGGAGTCCTTG GTCAGTTTTACCAGGACTTGCAGTGGGATCCTGCGGGGCCAAGCACAGTTGAAGACACACGGGAGCTGAGTGTAAGGGGAAAGACATATACAGTCACCAG AAAATCCATGGTTGATTTCCGAGGAAGCAGAGATACTGTCCCAATGCCAAAGTTCTCATGCTTGTACCTAGAGCAGTCCTTATGA
- the LOC140530261 gene encoding inter-alpha-trypsin inhibitor heavy chain H4-like isoform X1, whose amino-acid sequence MGAAVHILPFSILIFLLASFASVAAQKNGIDIYSLTLDSRVTSRFAHTTITSRVVNKAQEAQEAVFQVELPKSAFITNFSMIIDGVTYPGEIKEKAAAQEKYSSAVARGQSAGIIRSTGRTLEQFQVSVNVAPTAKVTFELVYEELLKRQLGKYELILKVRPQQLVKHLQVDVHIFEPQGISSLETESTFMTKNLANALTTTQNQTKAHILFKPSLAQQQKEPGKLDTILDGSFIVRYDVNQATAAGDIQIENGYFVHHFAPAELSALPKNVVFVIDKSGSMSGRKIKQTREALVKILGDLRPEDQFNLVIFDGYVTQWKPTLLQALPENVGEAKEFASSISARGATNINEAVLVAVRMLDESNRKEQLPTGSVSMIILLTDGDPTEGERNPQEIQKNVKAAINGQYFLYCLGFGFDVNYAFLEKLALENGGVARRIYEDSDADLQLQDFYQEVANPLLTMVKFQYPENTVEQLTQDNFRVFFKGSELVVAGKLQPQVQDLLSAQVNAQSHTQNFTFETEVNVADKEKVFQSPKYIFHNFMERLWAYLTIQQLLEKVVSASGNEQKNLTSRALDLSLKFSFVTPLTSMVVTKPEGQDQAQVVSKPVEADNDKSSSFPVLTKFPKTGFRLTSKTLQSQDVLLARRPSGFPGLLGLPGLSGPPGPPGSADSLPGGVPERFFLRTPPTFGSIDYDTVDFSSGGLDSFPSSHHPDSSNFSPQMESYDVPVSFPTVSVEKAPHFILLRNNRTEDTMCVNVKGSPLTPQSLFSDPVQGIELTGQYEGSTDKFVWLQVSYRTPQVKVRVTQDSIVVTRGNGGKSSSYQWQRTLYLVMPGLKLTLENGLLLLSDSDKVTIGLVSLGPPTAGLRLFLNDPGHFSSQASGVLGQFYQDLQWDPAGPSTVEDTRELSVRGKTYTVTRKSMVDFRGSRDTVPMPKFSCLYLEQSL is encoded by the exons ATGGGGGCCGCAGTTCACATCCTGCCTTTCTCTATCCTCATCTTTCTGTTGGCTTCCTTTGCTTCTGTGGCTGCTCAGAAG AATGGTATTGACATCTACAGTCTCACCCTGGACTCCAGGGTCACATCTCGCTTTGCCCACACCACCATCACCAGCCGTGTGGTCAATAAGGCACAAGAGGCCCAGGAAGCTGTCTTCCAGGTAGAGCTGCCCAAATCAGCATTCATCACTAACTTCTCCAT gATCATTGATGGTGTGACCTACCCAGGGGAGATCAAAGAGAAGGCAGCTGCCCAGGAGAAGTACAGTTCGGCTGTAGCCAGAGGGCAGAGTGCTGGAATCATCAG GTCCACAGGGAGGACTCTGGAGCAGTTCCAGGTGTCTGTCAATGTGGCCCCAACAGCCAAGGTCACCTTTGAGCTGGTCTATGAGGAGCTGTTGAAGAGGCAGCTGGGGAAATATGAGCTGATTCTGAAGGTCCGGCCCCAACAGCTGGTCAAACACCTGCAG GTAGATGTCCACATCTTTGAGCCTCAGGGCATCAGCTCCCTGGAGACTGAGAGCACCTTTATGACCAAGAACCTGGCAAATGCCCTCACCACAACACAGAACCAGACGAAG GCTCACATACTGTTCAAGCCATCTCTGGCCCAGCAGCAGAAGGAGCCTGGGAAGCTGGACACCATTCTGGACGGTAGCTTCATTGTCCGTTATGATGTGAACCAGGCCACTGCTGCAGGGGACATCCAG ATTGAAAACGGATATTTCGTGCATCACTTTGCCCCAGCAGAGCTGTCTGCACTGCCTAAGAATGTGGTCTTTGTCATCGACAAGAGTGGGTCCATGTCTGGTAGAAAGATAAAACAG ACCCGTGAGGCCCTGGTAAAAATTCTGGGTGATCTCAGACCAGAGGACCAGTTCAACTTGGTCATCTTTGATGGATACGTGACCCAGTGGAAGCCAACGCTGCTTCAGGCTTTACCTGAGAATGTGGGAGAAGCCAAGGAATTCGCCTCCTCTATCTCAGCCAGGGGTG CAACCAACATCAACGAGGCCGTCCTTGTGGCTGTGAGAATGCTGGATGAGAGCAACAGGAAGGAGCAGCTGCCAACAGGGAGTGTCTCCATGATCATCCTGCTCACAGATGGGGATCCCACTgagg GGGAGAGAAATCCCCAGGAGATTCAGAAGAATGTGAAGGCAGCTATTAATGGTCAATACTTCCTCTATTGCCTGGGCTTTGGCTTTGATGTCAACTATGCTTTCCTGGAGAAGCTGGCCCTGGAAAATGGTGGGGTGGCCCGGCGCATCTATGAGGACTCAGATGCTGACCTGCAGCTCCAG GACTTTTACCAGGAGGTGGCCAACCCACTGCTAACCATGGTGAAGTTCCAGTATCCAGAAAATACTGTGGAGCAGCTCACTCAGGACAACTTCAGGGTCTTCTTCAAGGGTTCTGAGCTTGTGGTGGCTGGGAAGCTCCAGCCCCAGGTCCAGGATTTGCTCTCAGCCCAAGTCAATGCCCAGTCG CACACCCAGAACTTCACCTTTGAAACAGAAGTAAATGTTGCAGACAAGGAGAAAGTCTTCCAGAGTCCAAAGTACATTTTCCATAACTTCATGGAGCGCCTGTGGGCATACCTGACCATCCAGCAGCTGCTGGAGAAAGT TGTTTCAGCCTCGGGTAATGAGCAGAAGAATCTGACGTCTCGGGCGTTGGACCTGTCCCTCAAATTCAGCTTTGTCACTCCACTCACATCTATGGTGGTCACCAAACCAGAGGGCCAGGATCAAGCCCAGGTGGTTTCAAAGCCAGTGGAAGCAG ataacgATAAGTCGTCTTCGTTTCCAGTATTGACAAAATTTCCTAAGACAG gtTTTCGCCTCACTTCAAAGACCTTGCAGAGCCAAGACGTCTTGTTAGCACGAAGGCCTTCAGGTTTTCCAGGTCTTCTAGGTCTTCCAGGTCTTTCAGGTCCTCCAGGTCCTCCAGGTTCTGCAGATAGTCTTCCAGGTGGTGTTCCAGAAAGGTTCTTTCTTAGGACTCCACCCACATTTG GGAGCATTGACTATGACACTGTAGACTTCTCATCCGGAGGATTAG ATTCCTTTCCATCTTCACATCATCCAGATTCTTCTAATTTTAGCCCTCAGATGGAATCATATGACGTTCCAGTTTCTTTCCCAACTGTGTCCGTGGAAAAGGCCCCTCATTTTATCCTGCTGAGAAACAACCGCACTGAAGACACGATGTGTGTGAATGTCAAGGGATCACCTCTGACCCCCCAGAGTCTCTTCTCTGATCCTGTCCAAG GCATTGAGCTGACTGGCCAGTATGAGGGGAGCACAGATAAGTTTGTCTGGCTCCAGGTGAGCTACAGGACTCCTCAGGTGAAGGTGCGTGTGACCCAGGACAGCATCGTGGTGACTCGTGGCAATGGTGGGAAAAGCTCTTCTTATCAGTGGCAGAGGACGCTGTACTTGGTGATGCCTGG GCTGAAGCTGACCTTGGAAAATGGTCTCTTGCTGCTCAGTGACTCAGACAAAGTCACCATTGGCCTAGTGTCCTTGGGCCCTCCCACTGCTGGACTGCGGCTCTTTCTAAATGATCCAGGTCACTTCTCCAGCCAGGCCAGTGGAGTCCTTG GTCAGTTTTACCAGGACTTGCAGTGGGATCCTGCGGGGCCAAGCACAGTTGAAGACACACGGGAGCTGAGTGTAAGGGGAAAGACATATACAGTCACCAG AAAATCCATGGTTGATTTCCGAGGAAGCAGAGATACTGTCCCAATGCCAAAGTTCTCATGCTTGTACCTAGAGCAGTCCTTATGA
- the LOC140530261 gene encoding inter-alpha-trypsin inhibitor heavy chain H4-like isoform X3, translating into MGAAVHILPFSILIFLLASFASVAAQKNGIDIYSLTLDSRVTSRFAHTTITSRVVNKAQEAQEAVFQVELPKSAFITNFSMIIDGVTYPGEIKEKAAAQEKYSSAVARGQSAGIIRSTGRTLEQFQVSVNVAPTAKVTFELVYEELLKRQLGKYELILKVRPQQLVKHLQVDVHIFEPQGISSLETESTFMTKNLANALTTTQNQTKAHILFKPSLAQQQKEPGKLDTILDGSFIVRYDVNQATAAGDIQIENGYFVHHFAPAELSALPKNVVFVIDKSGSMSGRKIKQTREALVKILGDLRPEDQFNLVIFDGYVTQWKPTLLQALPENVGEAKEFASSISARGATNINEAVLVAVRMLDESNRKEQLPTGSVSMIILLTDGDPTEGERNPQEIQKNVKAAINGQYFLYCLGFGFDVNYAFLEKLALENGGVARRIYEDSDADLQLQDFYQEVANPLLTMVKFQYPENTVEQLTQDNFRVFFKGSELVVAGKLQPQVQDLLSAQVNAQSHTQNFTFETEVNVADKEKVFQSPKYIFHNFMERLWAYLTIQQLLEKVVSASGNEQKNLTSRALDLSLKFSFVTPLTSMVVTKPEGQDQAQVVSKPVEADNDKSSSFPVLTKFPKTGFRLTSKTLQSQDVLLARRPSGFPGLLGLPGLSGPPGPPGSADSLPDSFPSSHHPDSSNFSPQMESYDVPVSFPTVSVEKAPHFILLRNNRTEDTMCVNVKGSPLTPQSLFSDPVQGIELTGQYEGSTDKFVWLQVSYRTPQVKVRVTQDSIVVTRGNGGKSSSYQWQRTLYLVMPGLKLTLENGLLLLSDSDKVTIGLVSLGPPTAGLRLFLNDPGHFSSQASGVLGQFYQDLQWDPAGPSTVEDTRELSVRGKTYTVTRKSMVDFRGSRDTVPMPKFSCLYLEQSL; encoded by the exons ATGGGGGCCGCAGTTCACATCCTGCCTTTCTCTATCCTCATCTTTCTGTTGGCTTCCTTTGCTTCTGTGGCTGCTCAGAAG AATGGTATTGACATCTACAGTCTCACCCTGGACTCCAGGGTCACATCTCGCTTTGCCCACACCACCATCACCAGCCGTGTGGTCAATAAGGCACAAGAGGCCCAGGAAGCTGTCTTCCAGGTAGAGCTGCCCAAATCAGCATTCATCACTAACTTCTCCAT gATCATTGATGGTGTGACCTACCCAGGGGAGATCAAAGAGAAGGCAGCTGCCCAGGAGAAGTACAGTTCGGCTGTAGCCAGAGGGCAGAGTGCTGGAATCATCAG GTCCACAGGGAGGACTCTGGAGCAGTTCCAGGTGTCTGTCAATGTGGCCCCAACAGCCAAGGTCACCTTTGAGCTGGTCTATGAGGAGCTGTTGAAGAGGCAGCTGGGGAAATATGAGCTGATTCTGAAGGTCCGGCCCCAACAGCTGGTCAAACACCTGCAG GTAGATGTCCACATCTTTGAGCCTCAGGGCATCAGCTCCCTGGAGACTGAGAGCACCTTTATGACCAAGAACCTGGCAAATGCCCTCACCACAACACAGAACCAGACGAAG GCTCACATACTGTTCAAGCCATCTCTGGCCCAGCAGCAGAAGGAGCCTGGGAAGCTGGACACCATTCTGGACGGTAGCTTCATTGTCCGTTATGATGTGAACCAGGCCACTGCTGCAGGGGACATCCAG ATTGAAAACGGATATTTCGTGCATCACTTTGCCCCAGCAGAGCTGTCTGCACTGCCTAAGAATGTGGTCTTTGTCATCGACAAGAGTGGGTCCATGTCTGGTAGAAAGATAAAACAG ACCCGTGAGGCCCTGGTAAAAATTCTGGGTGATCTCAGACCAGAGGACCAGTTCAACTTGGTCATCTTTGATGGATACGTGACCCAGTGGAAGCCAACGCTGCTTCAGGCTTTACCTGAGAATGTGGGAGAAGCCAAGGAATTCGCCTCCTCTATCTCAGCCAGGGGTG CAACCAACATCAACGAGGCCGTCCTTGTGGCTGTGAGAATGCTGGATGAGAGCAACAGGAAGGAGCAGCTGCCAACAGGGAGTGTCTCCATGATCATCCTGCTCACAGATGGGGATCCCACTgagg GGGAGAGAAATCCCCAGGAGATTCAGAAGAATGTGAAGGCAGCTATTAATGGTCAATACTTCCTCTATTGCCTGGGCTTTGGCTTTGATGTCAACTATGCTTTCCTGGAGAAGCTGGCCCTGGAAAATGGTGGGGTGGCCCGGCGCATCTATGAGGACTCAGATGCTGACCTGCAGCTCCAG GACTTTTACCAGGAGGTGGCCAACCCACTGCTAACCATGGTGAAGTTCCAGTATCCAGAAAATACTGTGGAGCAGCTCACTCAGGACAACTTCAGGGTCTTCTTCAAGGGTTCTGAGCTTGTGGTGGCTGGGAAGCTCCAGCCCCAGGTCCAGGATTTGCTCTCAGCCCAAGTCAATGCCCAGTCG CACACCCAGAACTTCACCTTTGAAACAGAAGTAAATGTTGCAGACAAGGAGAAAGTCTTCCAGAGTCCAAAGTACATTTTCCATAACTTCATGGAGCGCCTGTGGGCATACCTGACCATCCAGCAGCTGCTGGAGAAAGT TGTTTCAGCCTCGGGTAATGAGCAGAAGAATCTGACGTCTCGGGCGTTGGACCTGTCCCTCAAATTCAGCTTTGTCACTCCACTCACATCTATGGTGGTCACCAAACCAGAGGGCCAGGATCAAGCCCAGGTGGTTTCAAAGCCAGTGGAAGCAG ataacgATAAGTCGTCTTCGTTTCCAGTATTGACAAAATTTCCTAAGACAG gtTTTCGCCTCACTTCAAAGACCTTGCAGAGCCAAGACGTCTTGTTAGCACGAAGGCCTTCAGGTTTTCCAGGTCTTCTAGGTCTTCCAGGTCTTTCAGGTCCTCCAGGTCCTCCAGGTTCTGCAGATAGTCTTCCAG ATTCCTTTCCATCTTCACATCATCCAGATTCTTCTAATTTTAGCCCTCAGATGGAATCATATGACGTTCCAGTTTCTTTCCCAACTGTGTCCGTGGAAAAGGCCCCTCATTTTATCCTGCTGAGAAACAACCGCACTGAAGACACGATGTGTGTGAATGTCAAGGGATCACCTCTGACCCCCCAGAGTCTCTTCTCTGATCCTGTCCAAG GCATTGAGCTGACTGGCCAGTATGAGGGGAGCACAGATAAGTTTGTCTGGCTCCAGGTGAGCTACAGGACTCCTCAGGTGAAGGTGCGTGTGACCCAGGACAGCATCGTGGTGACTCGTGGCAATGGTGGGAAAAGCTCTTCTTATCAGTGGCAGAGGACGCTGTACTTGGTGATGCCTGG GCTGAAGCTGACCTTGGAAAATGGTCTCTTGCTGCTCAGTGACTCAGACAAAGTCACCATTGGCCTAGTGTCCTTGGGCCCTCCCACTGCTGGACTGCGGCTCTTTCTAAATGATCCAGGTCACTTCTCCAGCCAGGCCAGTGGAGTCCTTG GTCAGTTTTACCAGGACTTGCAGTGGGATCCTGCGGGGCCAAGCACAGTTGAAGACACACGGGAGCTGAGTGTAAGGGGAAAGACATATACAGTCACCAG AAAATCCATGGTTGATTTCCGAGGAAGCAGAGATACTGTCCCAATGCCAAAGTTCTCATGCTTGTACCTAGAGCAGTCCTTATGA